The following are from one region of the Polaribacter marinaquae genome:
- the trxA gene encoding thioredoxin, with product MTENLTKATFLEKVFNFEKNKEWKFEGKRPALIDFYADWCGPCKMIAPILEELSKEYEGKIDIYKIDTEAEQELSAAFGIRSIPSMLFCPAEGEPQMANGALPKADLERIIKEVLKVEK from the coding sequence ATGACAGAAAATTTAACAAAAGCAACATTTTTAGAAAAAGTATTTAATTTTGAAAAAAATAAAGAGTGGAAATTTGAAGGTAAAAGACCAGCATTAATAGACTTTTATGCAGATTGGTGTGGCCCTTGTAAAATGATTGCGCCAATTTTAGAAGAATTGTCTAAAGAATACGAAGGTAAAATAGATATTTATAAAATTGATACCGAAGCAGAACAAGAATTATCTGCCGCTTTTGGTATTAGAAGCATACCATCTATGTTATTTTGTCCTGCAGAAGGAGAACCACAAATGGCAAACGGAGCTTTACCAAAAGCAGATTTAGAACGCATAATTAAAGAGGTTTTAAAAGTAGAAAAGTAA
- a CDS encoding PadR family transcriptional regulator, producing the protein MGNQKLYKGSLQTIILKLLESNDKMYGYEITQKVKELTKGELKITEGALYPALHKLEADGLLDVEVAKVGNRLRKYYKLTESGTKETANKLNEMQEFLRTMQQLVNPKLSLE; encoded by the coding sequence ATGGGAAATCAGAAATTATACAAAGGCTCTTTGCAAACCATTATTTTAAAATTATTAGAAAGTAATGATAAAATGTACGGTTATGAAATTACACAAAAAGTAAAAGAATTAACCAAAGGCGAACTTAAAATTACCGAAGGTGCCTTGTACCCAGCTTTACATAAATTAGAAGCCGATGGTTTGCTAGATGTAGAGGTTGCAAAAGTGGGTAATAGATTGCGTAAATATTACAAGTTAACAGAGTCTGGTACCAAAGAAACTGCCAACAAGTTAAATGAAATGCAAGAGTTTTTAAGAACAATGCAGCAATTGGTGAATCCTAAATTAAGTTTGGAGTAG